A window of Nocardioidaceae bacterium genomic DNA:
TGCGCGACGAGGTGGGTGAGCAGGGCGTACGAGGCGATGTTGAACGGCACGCCCAGGAACACGTCGCCCGAGCGCTGGTAGAGCTGGCACGAGAGCCGACCGCGCGTCTCCCCCGCGGCCGGTGGCGCGACGTAGAACTGGAAGAAGGTGTGGCACGGCGGCAACGCCATCTCCGGCAGGGCGGCGACGTTCCAGGCGCTGACGAGGTGCCGGCGGGAGTCCGGGTTCTCGCGGATCGCGGTGACGACCTGCGTCAGCTGGTCGATGGTGCCGCCGTCGGGCGCGGGCCACGAGCGCCACTGGTGACCGTAGATCGGGCCGAGCTCGCCGGCGTCGTCAGCCCACTCGTCCCAGATCGAGACACCTCGCTCCTGCAGCCAGCGCACGTTGGTCTCGCCCCGCAGGAACCACAGCAGCTCGGCCACCACGGACTTCACGTGCACCTTCTTGGTGGTCACCAGCGGGAAGCCGGCGCGCAGGTCGAAGCGCATCTGGTGCCCGAAGACGCTGAGGGTGCCGGTGCCGGTGCGGTCGTCCTTGGCGACGCCCTCGTCGAGCACGCGGGTCAGGAGATCGAGGTACTGCTGCACCGGCTCAACCTAACCCGCG
This region includes:
- a CDS encoding thymidylate synthase, with the translated sequence MQQYLDLLTRVLDEGVAKDDRTGTGTLSVFGHQMRFDLRAGFPLVTTKKVHVKSVVAELLWFLRGETNVRWLQERGVSIWDEWADDAGELGPIYGHQWRSWPAPDGGTIDQLTQVVTAIRENPDSRRHLVSAWNVAALPEMALPPCHTFFQFYVAPPAAGETRGRLSCQLYQRSGDVFLGVPFNIASYALLTHLVAQVCDLDVGDFVHTLGDAHLYSNHLDQARLQLTRQPRPLPRLALDEGIRTVEHLGRLELDQVSIEAYDPHPGIKAPVAV